The proteins below are encoded in one region of Ferruginibacter lapsinanis:
- the blaOXA gene encoding class D beta-lactamase has translation MKRILTFLFLISCSLLLITSCSVNRAKIDDSLKKYFDENKVDGCFTMFSNSSGKVTVYNMRLDTMRFLPASTFKIVNALVGIETGRITDEKMIIKWDGVKRPVEEWNKDLTMEEAFKVSSVPYFQEVARKIGKDTMQHWLDTLNYGTRKITTQIDSFWLDNSLKISPDEQLGLVKRLYFDQLPFQKRTQQIVRDAMVQEDNTLYKLSYKSGWGVDEQKTNIGWLVGWIEENKHPYFFALLVKSPDANIDMQKVRENIIKGILKQLGFLEGKM, from the coding sequence ATGAAACGAATCCTGACTTTCTTATTCCTTATTTCCTGTTCTTTATTGCTTATTACCTCTTGTTCGGTAAACAGAGCAAAAATTGACGATAGTCTTAAAAAATATTTTGATGAAAATAAAGTAGATGGTTGTTTTACCATGTTCAGCAATAGTAGTGGTAAAGTAACGGTGTATAATATGCGGTTAGATACAATGCGTTTTTTACCTGCATCTACTTTCAAAATAGTGAATGCGTTAGTTGGTATTGAAACAGGAAGAATCACGGATGAAAAAATGATCATAAAATGGGATGGCGTAAAACGTCCTGTTGAAGAGTGGAATAAGGACCTGACAATGGAAGAAGCTTTTAAAGTAAGCAGCGTTCCTTATTTTCAGGAAGTAGCAAGAAAAATAGGAAAGGATACCATGCAACATTGGTTGGATACTTTAAATTACGGGACAAGAAAAATCACTACCCAAATTGATAGTTTCTGGCTTGATAATAGTTTGAAAATTTCTCCGGATGAACAATTAGGGTTGGTAAAACGTTTGTATTTTGATCAACTGCCTTTTCAAAAACGTACTCAGCAAATAGTTCGTGATGCCATGGTGCAGGAGGATAATACATTGTATAAATTATCCTACAAAAGCGGCTGGGGAGTTGATGAACAAAAAACAAATATCGGCTGGTTGGTTGGTTGGATAGAAGAAAATAAACATCCTTATTTTTTTGCTTTATTGGTTAAATCACCTGATGCTAATATTGACATGCAAAAAGTAAGAGAGAATATCATAAAGGGAATATTAAAACAGTTGGGCTTTTTAGAAGGCAAGATGTAA
- a CDS encoding DUF3109 family protein, translated as MIAIDNILVSDEIVEEQFVCDLNKCKGGCCVDGDAGAPLNNDELKEIDSVYEAVLPYLSEENVRELKRQGKYVYDKEFGWVTPTIESKICVYGIVDSNGVVKCGIEQAYNDGKVQWKKPISCHLFPIRIKQSKNKKTEYVNYEPREDLCSAACSLGKKLKVPVYVFLKDAIIRKYGTEFYETLEATAKHLKP; from the coding sequence ATGATCGCAATTGATAATATACTGGTAAGTGATGAAATCGTGGAGGAGCAGTTTGTTTGTGACCTTAATAAATGTAAGGGTGGCTGTTGTGTGGACGGCGATGCCGGAGCTCCTTTAAATAACGACGAGTTGAAAGAAATCGACAGTGTCTACGAGGCTGTATTGCCTTATTTAAGTGAGGAAAATGTACGAGAGCTTAAACGCCAGGGAAAATATGTATATGATAAGGAATTTGGCTGGGTAACTCCTACCATTGAAAGTAAGATTTGTGTTTATGGGATCGTGGATTCAAATGGAGTTGTAAAATGTGGAATAGAGCAAGCATATAATGATGGTAAAGTGCAATGGAAAAAGCCGATCAGTTGTCATCTGTTTCCTATCAGGATCAAACAAAGTAAAAATAAAAAAACTGAGTATGTGAACTACGAGCCCCGGGAAGACCTATGCAGTGCGGCTTGTAGTCTTGGAAAAAAATTAAAAGTCCCGGTGTACGTTTTTTTAAAAGATGCCATCATAAGAAAATACGGAACTGAATTCTACGAAACATTAGAGGCAACGGCTAAACATTTAAAACCATAA
- a CDS encoding DUF2306 domain-containing protein: MPNSRQLTLQSSVRYFFTALFWIPVVFFSLLLVKNTIPYFSFSQHFSFIEERAILFLKPIYKYSFYTHIFAGMFCIIAALTQFSSYILKKRKSIHIWMGKIYVFVVIVLGAPTGLYMSFFAKGSFWERTLFMFMAMYWMYSTVKGLQLIKQKNVLAHKNWMIRSYSMAMTAVTFRIYHILFYYYGVDHLHNYEISLWISVLGNMLVAEYFIFRKSKNYLNTFKINYTN, from the coding sequence ATGCCCAACTCACGCCAACTAACCCTTCAAAGCAGTGTTCGCTATTTTTTTACCGCTCTTTTCTGGATACCTGTAGTTTTTTTTAGTTTGTTATTGGTAAAGAACACAATACCATATTTCTCTTTTAGTCAACATTTCAGCTTTATTGAAGAAAGAGCGATCCTTTTTCTGAAACCTATTTATAAATACAGTTTTTATACGCACATTTTTGCCGGAATGTTCTGCATTATCGCCGCACTTACACAATTCTCATCTTATATTTTAAAAAAGAGAAAAAGTATCCATATCTGGATGGGGAAGATTTATGTCTTTGTAGTGATCGTGTTGGGAGCTCCAACCGGATTATATATGAGTTTTTTTGCCAAAGGGAGTTTTTGGGAAAGAACATTATTCATGTTTATGGCTATGTACTGGATGTACAGCACAGTAAAAGGATTGCAGCTGATCAAACAAAAAAATGTACTGGCGCATAAAAATTGGATGATTCGAAGTTATAGTATGGCAATGACTGCCGTTACTTTCAGAATTTATCACATACTTTTTTACTATTACGGAGTAGATCATTTACACAATTACGAAATATCCTTATGGATAAGTGTGCTGGGAAATATGCTGGTAGCTGAATATTTTATTTTTAGAAAAAGCAAAAACTATTTAAACACATTTAAAATCAATTATACGAATTGA